In Selenomonas sp. TAMA-11512, a genomic segment contains:
- a CDS encoding pentapeptide repeat-containing protein, giving the protein MNKEKLKEIIKSHGRWLKGESDGQRADLRGADLRDADLCDADLRGADLRDADLCDADLRGADLRDADLRDADLCGANLCGANLCLADLRGANLCGANLCWADLRGAVMSVNIIQVGPIGSRRSYTTYNVTEDIVQCGFWNHYRGGTLAEFEARVEELYPAEKGGTFKYRKEYLAVIAYFKAMREMEGQK; this is encoded by the coding sequence ATGAACAAAGAAAAACTGAAAGAAATCATAAAAAGTCACGGGAGATGGCTTAAGGGAGAATCGGATGGTCAACGTGCTGACCTGCGCGGTGCTGACCTGCGCGATGCCGACCTGTGCGATGCCGACCTGCGCGGTGCCGACCTGCGCGATGCCGACCTGTGCGATGCCGACCTGCGCGGTGCCGACCTGCGCGATGCCGACCTGCGCGATGCCGACCTGTGCGGCGCTAACTTGTGCGGAGCTAACTTGTGCTTGGCTGACCTGCGCGGCGCTAACTTGTGCGGCGCTAACTTGTGCTGGGCTGACCTGCGCGGTGCTGTGATGTCCGTAAACATAATTCAGGTAGGTCCGATTGGCAGCCGGAGGAGTTACACGACGTATAACGTCACCGAAGATATTGTCCAATGCGGTTTTTGGAATCACTATAGGGGCGGCACTTTGGCGGAGTTTGAAGCGCGAGTTGAGGAGTTATATCCCGCGGAAAAAGGGGGTACATTTAAATACCGCAAAGAATATCTGGCTGTTATCGCATATTTTAAAGCGATGCGAGAAATGGAGGGTCAAAAATGA
- a CDS encoding host-nuclease inhibitor Gam family protein: MMENMAEERKERFEVVDASSAEWCVEKIAGLEARKAEIDAQYKKMIERYDKWRDDELKNIDDSVSFFHSLLRPWVFEELKTSKNKSITLPSGRVGTRKGKETWTLAGKEFDRNDPALLVIAKSIDKKYVEIKESVKWADLKKNLQVTESGSVVSEDGEIIDAFHVEQGEPKFYVEVK; this comes from the coding sequence ATGATGGAAAACATGGCGGAAGAAAGAAAAGAGCGTTTTGAAGTTGTAGACGCATCGTCTGCTGAGTGGTGCGTAGAGAAGATAGCAGGACTCGAAGCACGCAAAGCAGAGATTGACGCACAATACAAAAAGATGATCGAGCGATACGACAAGTGGCGAGATGATGAATTGAAGAACATCGATGACAGCGTTTCTTTCTTTCATTCTCTCTTGCGCCCTTGGGTTTTTGAAGAGCTCAAAACAAGTAAAAATAAGTCCATTACTCTCCCAAGTGGAAGAGTAGGGACACGCAAAGGAAAAGAGACGTGGACTCTCGCAGGAAAGGAGTTCGACAGGAACGATCCTGCGTTGCTGGTTATAGCAAAGAGTATTGACAAAAAGTACGTCGAGATAAAAGAGTCGGTCAAATGGGCTGACTTAAAGAAAAATCTGCAGGTCACGGAAAGCGGCTCCGTTGTATCAGAGGATGGGGAAATTATAGATGCTTTCCATGTGGAGCAGGGTGAGCCGAAGTTTTATGTGGAGGTGAAATGA
- a CDS encoding AAA family ATPase — MSRAILIYGESGSGKTTSLRTLDPERTFIVDADRKGLSWRGWKKQYNGTKKNYVQTSSVPTLESIYQKMQGEWADKFDVLVIDGLSTIMVDDEMRRAKERGFDKFVDLAQCVWNLVSDAHLLRENLTVVFIAHAITEHDESGYQWTHVKTGGRKLDKIVLESKFTTVLWAKALDGKYVFVTQADHSTAKSPMGCFEKEIPNDMAAVIAALKKYEEDDDNDDEAK, encoded by the coding sequence ATGAGCAGGGCAATACTTATCTACGGAGAGAGCGGGAGCGGCAAGACAACGTCGCTCCGCACGCTCGACCCTGAACGGACATTTATCGTCGACGCTGACCGCAAGGGGCTATCGTGGCGCGGTTGGAAGAAACAGTACAACGGCACAAAGAAAAACTATGTGCAGACATCAAGCGTGCCCACACTCGAAAGCATCTATCAGAAGATGCAGGGCGAGTGGGCGGATAAATTTGATGTGCTTGTCATTGACGGGCTGTCCACGATCATGGTGGACGACGAGATGCGGCGGGCGAAGGAGCGCGGCTTTGACAAGTTTGTCGATCTAGCCCAATGCGTCTGGAATCTCGTGTCGGATGCTCATCTTCTGCGCGAGAATCTGACGGTCGTATTTATCGCCCACGCCATCACGGAGCACGACGAGAGCGGCTACCAGTGGACGCACGTCAAGACGGGCGGCAGGAAGCTCGACAAGATTGTGCTCGAATCCAAATTCACGACGGTGCTCTGGGCAAAGGCGTTGGACGGCAAGTATGTATTCGTGACACAGGCTGACCACTCGACGGCAAAAAGCCCGATGGGATGCTTTGAAAAGGAGATTCCAAACGATATGGCGGCTGTAATCGCCGCACTGAAGAAGTACGAGGAGGACGATGATAATGATGACGAAGCCAAGTAA
- a CDS encoding putative HNHc nuclease: MVLVGKVIEERDDGVLVFVPFRHDKKKPESYCASVGVEFVDGRSISADQRKKAYVLISYIAAWWGYTPIEAMKEMLKLMFVGETETLRRTFSLSDCDMTTARLFITYLIDFCILHGVDVGEPLYQLSEDIPRYVWACLINKRCAVCGRKAELHHVDAVGMGRNRKEICHIGMRALPLCREHHSEAHNIGEDDFLKRYILEPVQIDERIAKVYRLKGR, translated from the coding sequence ATGGTTCTCGTCGGGAAGGTCATAGAGGAGCGGGATGATGGAGTTTTAGTCTTCGTCCCGTTCCGGCATGACAAAAAGAAACCGGAGAGCTATTGTGCATCGGTCGGTGTGGAATTCGTTGACGGGCGCAGCATATCGGCGGATCAGCGCAAGAAAGCGTACGTTCTGATCTCCTACATCGCTGCATGGTGGGGTTACACTCCGATTGAAGCAATGAAAGAAATGCTCAAGCTGATGTTTGTCGGAGAAACGGAGACGCTCCGTCGGACGTTCTCACTTTCAGATTGTGACATGACGACAGCCCGGCTCTTTATCACGTATCTCATCGACTTTTGTATTCTGCATGGTGTAGACGTAGGAGAACCGCTGTATCAGCTCTCAGAGGACATTCCGCGCTATGTGTGGGCGTGTCTCATAAATAAGAGGTGCGCAGTGTGTGGAAGAAAAGCAGAGCTGCATCATGTGGATGCAGTCGGCATGGGACGCAATCGGAAAGAGATATGTCATATTGGTATGCGGGCGCTACCGCTATGTAGGGAGCATCACAGTGAAGCACACAACATCGGCGAAGATGACTTTCTGAAGAGGTATATTCTCGAGCCTGTGCAGATTGATGAGCGGATTGCGAAGGTGTATCGGCTGAAAGGGAGGTGA
- a CDS encoding ATP-binding protein produces the protein MEQAGTIAARLLKRGIAISSKPIETMSIRGKYNLTENELTLHRAEIVEIEREQDKCRGCDGTTCKQPVKGFIPVVNDKDGYFTYGTALCRYEQERRREAKSQRLFSSARVPTVYASDTFENYEVTAFNKKAVDAARWVLKGEKGLFLYGKRGTGKTKLAAIIANARIKEREPVLFVSVPDLLADMRNAYDSKNAPELVDAVKNAPFLILDDLGAERMTEWVGEQLFNIVNHRYNGRLQTIVTSNYSPAEIIKRMSANGDDMQGQRIMSRLYDMCERVEIQGEDYRVKSKREVIA, from the coding sequence GTGGAACAGGCAGGGACAATAGCCGCGCGGCTCTTGAAGCGCGGTATAGCGATTTCGTCGAAGCCGATCGAAACCATGTCCATCCGTGGGAAGTACAATCTCACGGAGAATGAGCTGACTCTGCATCGAGCTGAAATTGTCGAGATAGAGCGAGAACAAGACAAGTGCAGAGGGTGTGACGGTACAACGTGCAAGCAGCCGGTCAAGGGGTTTATTCCGGTCGTCAACGACAAGGACGGGTACTTCACGTATGGTACAGCTCTATGCAGATATGAGCAGGAGAGAAGGCGTGAGGCGAAGAGTCAGCGGCTCTTTTCTTCCGCCCGTGTGCCGACGGTGTATGCGTCTGACACGTTTGAAAATTACGAGGTCACGGCATTTAACAAAAAAGCGGTGGACGCTGCACGTTGGGTACTAAAAGGGGAGAAGGGCTTATTTCTCTACGGCAAGCGTGGTACGGGAAAGACGAAGCTCGCAGCGATTATTGCCAACGCTCGTATCAAAGAGAGAGAACCTGTCTTGTTCGTATCGGTACCGGATCTTTTAGCGGACATGCGAAACGCTTATGACAGCAAGAATGCACCGGAGCTTGTGGATGCCGTCAAGAACGCGCCTTTCTTGATTCTTGACGATCTGGGGGCAGAACGCATGACGGAGTGGGTGGGTGAACAGCTCTTTAACATCGTCAATCACAGATATAACGGACGGCTACAGACGATCGTCACGAGCAACTACAGCCCCGCGGAAATTATCAAGCGCATGTCGGCGAATGGTGACGACATGCAAGGGCAGAGAATCATGAGCCGCCTATACGACATGTGCGAGCGTGTAGAAATTCAAGGCGAAGACTATCGTGTGAAAAGCAAGAGGGAGGTTATAGCATGA
- a CDS encoding DUF1064 domain-containing protein produces the protein MTEYTPCKKKDPTAKKAISNVMRLLRAQKKNKYNARKTVVGKHTFDSKREAEIYLDLLARKQAGEIVRIGFQPEYTLLEGFTDNEGKKQRPIKYTADFFVTFADGHSEVIEVKGVRTRDYMLRKKLFLYAMKDTDIVFREVR, from the coding sequence ATGACGGAATACACGCCATGCAAGAAGAAAGACCCAACGGCAAAGAAAGCAATCAGTAACGTGATGCGGCTCTTGCGGGCGCAGAAAAAGAACAAGTATAACGCAAGAAAGACCGTCGTCGGAAAGCACACGTTCGACAGCAAGAGAGAGGCGGAAATCTATCTCGATCTGCTGGCACGCAAGCAAGCGGGGGAGATTGTCCGCATAGGGTTTCAGCCGGAGTACACGCTTCTTGAGGGCTTTACGGACAACGAGGGCAAGAAGCAGAGACCGATCAAGTACACGGCGGATTTCTTTGTTACATTTGCCGATGGTCATTCGGAGGTTATTGAGGTCAAGGGCGTGCGCACGCGAGACTATATGCTGCGAAAAAAGCTGTTTCTATACGCGATGAAAGATACGGATATCGTGTTTCGGGAGGTGCGGTGA
- a CDS encoding DNA methyltransferase encodes MEKDYIGFLKSKMVIAKKTGIDIAREEISDILKPHQKDAVMWAVRGGRRAIFAAFGLGKTIMQLEWCRLIHEHKGGKMLIVCPLGVKQEFMRDAEMLLHIDAPVYVRNMAEVEATSGWLMITNYERIRDGDIRPDAFSGTSLDEAAVLRSFGSKTYQTFLAKFRGVPYKLVSTATPSPNKYKELIHYAGYLEIMDTGLALTRFFKRDSTKANNLTLYPHKEKEFWLWLSTWALFIQKPSNLGYDDTGYDLPELEVRYHKLGRPAELTEEKDGQIKIFQDAAHGLKEAAYEKRKSIDARMAKAKQIVDEAPEDHFIIWHDLEAERQAIKRALPEAKEIYGSQDMDIREKNTIDFSDGKFRLLATKKELSGSGCNFQRHCHRMIFLGIDYEFNDFIQAIHRCHRFLQPEKVVVDIIYMDSEQEILKVLQRKWTQYNKLAQKMADIIKEYGLGGANAAAEMGRSIGVMRVEVKGEGWTAIHNDCIEETKQMKENSVDEIVTSIPFSNHYEYTASYNDFGHNEDTARFFEQMDYLSPQLLRILKPGRVFACHVKDRVLFGNATGTGMPTIEPFHALCIEHYMKHGFQYFGMITVVTDVVRENNQTYRLGWTEQCKDGSKMGVGCPEYILLFRKLPTDTSKAYADTPVKKSKEDYTRGRWQIDAHGYWRSSGDRPLTKEEVMKFPVTDLQRVYRKYSRESVYDYKEHVEMAEKLDKDRKLPATFMVVAPGSWTDEVWDDINRMRTMNTLQAQKGKQLHVCPLQFDIVERLIERYSNEGDMVFDPFGGLMTVPICALKLGRRGMATELNPDYFRDGVGYLKVEEQKRSAPTLFDFIEDEGKERSVS; translated from the coding sequence ATGGAAAAGGACTATATCGGCTTTTTGAAGTCGAAAATGGTTATTGCAAAGAAAACGGGCATTGACATCGCGAGAGAAGAAATCAGCGATATTCTAAAGCCGCACCAGAAAGACGCGGTCATGTGGGCAGTTCGTGGCGGGCGCAGGGCAATCTTCGCTGCTTTCGGGCTTGGCAAGACAATCATGCAGCTCGAATGGTGCCGACTCATACACGAGCACAAAGGCGGGAAGATGCTCATCGTTTGCCCGCTGGGCGTAAAACAAGAGTTTATGCGCGACGCGGAAATGCTTCTGCACATAGACGCGCCTGTCTACGTCCGCAACATGGCGGAGGTGGAGGCTACATCAGGCTGGCTCATGATAACGAACTATGAGCGTATCCGTGATGGAGACATCCGACCGGATGCATTCTCGGGGACGAGTCTTGACGAGGCGGCGGTATTGCGCTCTTTCGGAAGCAAGACATATCAGACGTTTCTTGCGAAGTTTCGCGGCGTGCCGTATAAGCTGGTATCTACAGCGACGCCATCGCCGAACAAGTACAAGGAGCTCATTCACTATGCGGGCTATCTTGAGATCATGGATACGGGACTCGCGCTTACCCGGTTTTTCAAACGCGACAGTACAAAGGCGAATAATCTGACGCTCTATCCGCACAAGGAAAAAGAGTTCTGGTTATGGCTCTCGACGTGGGCGCTCTTTATCCAGAAGCCGTCGAACCTCGGCTATGACGATACGGGCTACGACCTGCCCGAACTCGAGGTGCGCTATCATAAGCTCGGACGTCCGGCAGAGCTCACGGAAGAGAAAGACGGACAGATCAAGATATTTCAAGACGCCGCGCACGGGCTCAAAGAAGCTGCGTATGAGAAGCGCAAGAGTATCGATGCGAGGATGGCGAAAGCGAAGCAGATTGTCGACGAAGCGCCGGAGGATCACTTCATCATCTGGCATGACCTCGAGGCAGAGCGTCAGGCAATCAAGAGGGCGTTGCCGGAGGCGAAGGAAATCTACGGTTCGCAGGACATGGACATACGAGAGAAGAACACGATCGACTTTTCTGACGGCAAATTTCGACTGCTTGCGACGAAGAAAGAGCTCTCCGGGAGTGGGTGCAACTTCCAGCGGCATTGTCATCGGATGATATTCTTAGGCATTGACTATGAGTTCAACGACTTTATACAGGCGATTCATCGTTGTCATCGCTTCTTACAGCCGGAGAAGGTCGTTGTGGACATTATCTACATGGACAGTGAGCAGGAAATTTTGAAGGTCTTACAGCGCAAGTGGACGCAATACAACAAGCTGGCGCAGAAGATGGCGGATATTATCAAAGAGTATGGGCTAGGCGGCGCGAATGCGGCCGCTGAGATGGGACGAAGCATAGGAGTGATGCGTGTGGAAGTAAAAGGCGAAGGATGGACAGCTATACACAATGACTGCATCGAAGAGACAAAGCAGATGAAAGAGAACTCCGTCGATGAGATTGTGACGTCTATTCCGTTCTCGAATCATTACGAGTACACGGCGAGTTACAACGACTTCGGTCACAACGAAGATACAGCGCGATTCTTTGAGCAGATGGACTATCTAAGCCCGCAGCTCTTGCGTATCTTAAAGCCCGGCCGGGTGTTTGCGTGCCATGTCAAGGATCGCGTGCTATTTGGCAATGCGACGGGAACGGGAATGCCGACCATCGAGCCATTCCATGCGCTCTGCATCGAACACTACATGAAGCACGGATTTCAGTATTTCGGCATGATTACCGTCGTGACGGACGTCGTGCGTGAGAACAATCAGACGTACCGACTCGGATGGACAGAGCAGTGCAAGGACGGAAGCAAGATGGGTGTCGGGTGCCCGGAATACATTCTGCTGTTCCGCAAGCTGCCGACAGATACATCCAAAGCGTATGCGGATACGCCCGTCAAGAAGAGCAAAGAGGATTATACGCGCGGACGCTGGCAGATTGACGCGCACGGCTACTGGCGGAGCAGCGGAGACAGACCTCTCACGAAAGAAGAAGTCATGAAATTCCCGGTGACCGACCTCCAGCGCGTCTATCGCAAGTACAGCCGCGAAAGCGTCTATGACTACAAAGAGCACGTCGAAATGGCGGAGAAGCTCGACAAAGACAGAAAGCTGCCGGCGACGTTCATGGTTGTCGCTCCGGGGAGCTGGACGGATGAAGTCTGGGACGACATCAACCGCATGCGGACGATGAACACATTGCAGGCGCAAAAGGGCAAGCAGCTGCATGTGTGCCCGTTACAGTTCGACATTGTAGAGCGGCTCATTGAGCGGTACAGCAACGAGGGCGACATGGTCTTTGACCCGTTCGGCGGTCTGATGACCGTTCCGATTTGCGCTTTGAAACTCGGACGGCGCGGCATGGCGACAGAGCTGAATCCAGATTATTTCAGAGACGGCGTCGGCTATCTCAAAGTAGAAGAGCAAAAACGCAGTGCGCCGACGCTCTTTGACTTTATCGAGGACGAGGGGAAAGAGAGGTCTGTATCATGA
- a CDS encoding single-stranded DNA-binding protein produces MNTCVIVGRLTKDPEARYTQSGKAVTSFTVAIDDGWGDKKKTYFFPIVCWEGLAESCGNNLVKGQKVAVMGKLTQRTYEKDGQNRSVIEILAREVEFGEKPRGASTSSSGTYAGTAVSDEDIPF; encoded by the coding sequence ATGAACACATGTGTAATTGTCGGGCGGCTCACGAAAGACCCGGAAGCACGATATACGCAGAGCGGAAAGGCGGTCACGTCGTTTACGGTAGCGATAGACGACGGCTGGGGAGACAAGAAAAAGACGTATTTCTTCCCCATCGTCTGCTGGGAAGGGCTCGCAGAATCGTGCGGGAATAATCTCGTCAAAGGTCAGAAAGTGGCGGTTATGGGCAAGCTCACGCAGCGCACATATGAGAAAGACGGGCAGAATCGAAGCGTCATTGAGATTTTGGCGCGTGAGGTGGAGTTTGGTGAGAAGCCGCGAGGGGCAAGCACTTCGAGTAGTGGTACATACGCAGGGACGGCAGTGTCGGATGAAGATATTCCGTTTTGA
- a CDS encoding terminase small subunit: protein MQQLQENFCVEFVRCGNATEAYKKAGYKPRSDKVAGTAAARLLGNVGIQARIDELRRELDSHKIMDAAERRELLTRFARDEETAKPDRLKAMDLLNKMDGVYINKTQVSGADGGPLTFKWEGDG, encoded by the coding sequence ATGCAGCAATTACAAGAAAATTTTTGTGTGGAATTTGTGCGATGCGGAAATGCCACTGAAGCTTATAAAAAAGCGGGGTACAAACCGCGATCGGACAAGGTTGCGGGGACAGCCGCCGCCAGATTGTTGGGAAATGTTGGTATTCAGGCGCGAATTGATGAACTTCGTCGAGAGCTGGATTCACATAAGATTATGGATGCGGCGGAGAGGCGCGAATTACTTACGCGGTTTGCCCGTGACGAGGAGACGGCAAAGCCGGATCGGCTCAAGGCGATGGATTTACTCAACAAGATGGATGGGGTATATATCAACAAGACGCAGGTGAGCGGCGCGGATGGCGGCCCGCTGACGTTCAAGTGGGAGGGTGACGGATGA
- a CDS encoding terminase family protein — MSEIVIPYSPRPIWRETIHPALSKNRFAVLVCHRRFGKTVGTVNEMVKKAVLNEKRAPVYAYVAPYRNQAKRVAWEYLKYYTSPIPGRQVNESELYVELPPRHAHSPGARLYIIGADHPDALRGIYLDGVILDEYAQIKPELWGGVIRPALADREGWAVFIGTPKGQNQFYEMYQFAEKSAGWYSCIYRADETGVLSAEELEDMKSQMTDMEIRQELLCDFTASASDVVIPIDLVTEAAGRLLKDEDVLGQPVVLGVDVARFGDDRTTLCIRQGLWLKEIREYTELSTMETADRVIDWINQYRPHAVFIDAGAMGAGVIDRLRQLRYQVSEVNFGGRAMRDERYANIRAEMYFKCRDWLVSGGAIPQNPALKTELSTVEYKFNQKGHIILEPKEKIKERTGRSPDLADGFVLTFARPVYASSDAWERDNRTCNTDYDPFEAM; from the coding sequence ATGAGTGAGATTGTCATTCCATACTCGCCGCGTCCGATTTGGCGTGAAACGATTCATCCGGCGCTCTCAAAGAACCGTTTCGCCGTGCTGGTCTGTCACAGGCGCTTCGGCAAGACGGTCGGCACGGTCAATGAGATGGTCAAGAAGGCTGTGCTCAACGAGAAGAGAGCACCGGTGTACGCCTATGTCGCTCCGTACCGCAATCAAGCGAAGCGGGTCGCGTGGGAGTATCTGAAATACTATACCAGCCCGATTCCGGGGCGGCAGGTAAACGAATCGGAGCTCTATGTCGAGTTGCCGCCACGTCATGCGCATTCGCCGGGCGCAAGGCTCTATATCATCGGTGCGGATCACCCGGATGCGCTGCGCGGTATCTATCTCGACGGGGTAATACTTGATGAATACGCGCAGATTAAACCGGAGCTCTGGGGCGGCGTTATCCGTCCTGCGCTTGCTGACCGCGAAGGCTGGGCGGTGTTCATCGGTACGCCGAAGGGACAAAATCAATTCTATGAGATGTACCAGTTCGCGGAGAAGTCGGCGGGCTGGTACTCTTGCATTTACCGCGCGGACGAGACGGGCGTGCTCTCTGCAGAAGAGCTCGAAGACATGAAGTCGCAGATGACGGACATGGAGATTCGTCAAGAGCTATTGTGTGACTTCACGGCGTCGGCGTCGGACGTTGTCATTCCGATTGATCTCGTAACGGAGGCGGCGGGTAGGCTGCTCAAGGATGAAGATGTGCTCGGTCAACCGGTTGTCTTGGGCGTTGACGTGGCGCGGTTTGGCGATGACCGCACGACGCTATGTATCCGCCAGGGGCTGTGGCTCAAGGAGATTCGCGAATACACGGAGCTTTCAACGATGGAAACGGCGGATCGTGTGATTGACTGGATTAATCAATACAGACCGCACGCGGTGTTCATAGACGCAGGTGCGATGGGCGCAGGTGTGATTGACCGTCTGCGGCAGCTGCGCTATCAAGTGAGTGAGGTCAACTTCGGCGGCAGGGCGATGCGTGATGAGCGCTACGCGAATATCCGCGCGGAGATGTATTTCAAGTGTCGCGACTGGCTTGTATCGGGCGGTGCTATTCCACAGAATCCGGCGCTCAAGACGGAGCTCTCGACGGTGGAATACAAGTTCAATCAGAAGGGGCATATTATCTTAGAGCCGAAGGAGAAGATTAAGGAGCGGACGGGCAGGAGCCCGGACTTGGCCGATGGATTTGTCCTGACGTTCGCGCGGCCGGTATACGCGTCAAGCGACGCATGGGAAAGAGATAATCGAACATGCAACACGGACTATGATCCGTTTGAAGCAATGTGA
- a CDS encoding portal protein, producing the protein MQEQNKNGARLPPLIRASYLAARLSIRRKTIERSVKQLLEKRGTYEKRWEEIRSYQLPYLGSFDGVDDETNAGNRKDGNVWHNCAWDCNQIFAAGVMGGLTPPSRKWFRLNFANTELEDNSNLGKILDERIDILADVLEKSNFYTAVHSCYLELAFGQAPLGIFPDRQYGVHFVPYPIGSYAMENGADGTIQTFCRRYKMSAQQLVDKFGEENVPDNIRAELSNGPGIKATHTVVWYVDKNRNHDPKKLGSAYLPYISVYYMEGSAEDEFLHIGGFHEWPVPVARYLITGNDSYGKGPGWFAEGDAKILHLLEKDKLTVVELGVKPPVVVDDSLATKGINLVPSGKTFVQQKDAITPLFQVQVNLEHLLTVVEDVTTRIKRAYSADLFLMLDQQDKSMTAREVLERTQEKMNILGPVVQRMQFEFLGRIIERVYNILDRERMFPEPEDEEAAEMLRNQELKIEYISPLAQAQKMSGLVNIEQAVAFIAQMAQFHPDILDKMDWNETANRYISMVGAPAAIKRTDDEYAAIQQQKQEMAAQQQEMQQAAQMAQMAAPAAQAAKNATEAAQDGNPAMQQLLGMHMVG; encoded by the coding sequence ATGCAGGAGCAAAATAAGAATGGGGCGCGTCTGCCTCCGCTGATACGCGCAAGCTATCTGGCGGCTCGGCTATCGATTCGGCGCAAGACGATTGAGCGGTCTGTCAAGCAGCTCTTAGAGAAGCGCGGCACGTATGAGAAGCGATGGGAAGAGATACGCTCGTATCAGCTGCCGTATCTCGGGTCTTTTGACGGCGTTGATGATGAGACGAATGCGGGCAATCGCAAGGACGGGAATGTCTGGCACAACTGCGCATGGGACTGCAATCAGATATTCGCGGCCGGTGTCATGGGCGGGCTTACGCCGCCCAGCCGCAAGTGGTTTCGTTTAAACTTCGCAAATACGGAGCTGGAAGACAATTCGAATCTCGGGAAAATTCTTGACGAGCGAATCGACATTCTCGCAGATGTGCTTGAAAAGAGCAACTTCTACACGGCGGTTCACAGCTGTTATCTTGAGCTTGCATTCGGGCAGGCGCCGCTCGGCATATTCCCGGATCGCCAATACGGCGTACACTTCGTTCCGTATCCCATTGGCAGCTACGCAATGGAGAACGGGGCGGACGGGACGATACAGACGTTTTGCCGGCGCTACAAGATGAGCGCACAGCAGCTTGTGGATAAGTTCGGCGAAGAGAATGTGCCGGACAATATCCGCGCGGAGTTGTCTAACGGCCCGGGGATCAAGGCAACGCATACGGTGGTGTGGTACGTCGATAAGAATCGCAATCACGATCCGAAGAAGTTGGGCAGTGCTTATCTGCCGTACATCTCTGTCTATTACATGGAGGGCAGCGCAGAGGATGAGTTCTTGCACATTGGCGGGTTCCATGAATGGCCTGTGCCGGTGGCGCGGTATCTCATCACGGGCAATGACAGCTACGGAAAGGGCCCGGGGTGGTTCGCGGAAGGGGATGCAAAAATCCTGCATCTTCTTGAAAAGGACAAGCTGACGGTTGTGGAGCTCGGTGTAAAGCCGCCCGTCGTCGTAGATGACTCTCTCGCTACGAAGGGAATCAATCTCGTGCCGTCCGGCAAGACGTTTGTGCAGCAAAAAGACGCAATCACGCCGCTCTTTCAAGTGCAGGTGAATCTTGAGCATCTGTTGACCGTCGTAGAGGATGTGACGACGCGCATTAAGCGCGCGTACAGCGCGGACTTGTTCTTAATGCTGGATCAGCAGGACAAGAGCATGACGGCGCGTGAGGTGCTCGAGCGCACGCAGGAGAAGATGAACATCTTGGGCCCTGTCGTACAGCGCATGCAGTTTGAGTTCTTGGGACGCATCATTGAGCGCGTTTACAACATTCTTGACCGGGAGCGGATGTTCCCGGAGCCGGAGGATGAGGAGGCGGCGGAGATGCTTCGCAATCAGGAGCTCAAGATTGAGTACATCAGTCCGCTGGCGCAGGCGCAGAAGATGAGCGGTCTTGTCAATATTGAACAAGCGGTCGCGTTCATCGCGCAGATGGCGCAGTTTCATCCGGATATCTTGGACAAAATGGACTGGAACGAGACTGCGAATCGCTACATCAGTATGGTCGGTGCACCGGCGGCAATCAAGCGCACGGATGATGAGTATGCGGCGATTCAGCAACAGAAACAGGAAATGGCGGCACAACAGCAGGAGATGCAGCAGGCTGCACAGATGGCGCAGATGGCGGCACCTGCCGCGCAGGCCGCAAAGAATGCCACGGAGGCGGCGCAGGACGGCAATCCGGCCATGCAACAGCTTCTTGGAATGCACATGGTCGGATAG